One window of the Burkholderia sp. FERM BP-3421 genome contains the following:
- a CDS encoding DUF1254 domain-containing protein: MIRIQRETVYMRRACASLVIAALLSGCAATPEAIQRKTGWMRSEVADSYIYAYPLVLMSVAKQAATGGDGAQPGQAPVNTLRHAQALPPAGASNPPLPGVDTLDSTGWLEVGAEPVLLSLPDTRGRYVDARALDMWTNVLWSSGASANPRSGISRSQTIAFVGAGWTGALPAGVTRVEVPARDVWLEIRIQTSGGRDLTAVKKLQRAIRVVPLSVYTGAARGASMAVHTGSAPAEAASGGTPAAQVAALDAKTFFERFAQAVQDNPAASDDTHAQEILADIGVTAGAPVPWSGDRLAAADGGVAEARDRLAAPPSNLLAANGWNWIGDSAGSYGQDYALRAYAASTRFGAATRDDETLALVRTDRDGQPLNGANRYVVRFPANALPPARAFWSLTTYTPDGALPELRGPRRSLGDRDRLRRNRDGSIEIVVSATSPGGAAASNWLPAPRADFALALRLYAPRKQAADGTWQPPAVVRK; the protein is encoded by the coding sequence ATGATAAGAATTCAACGAGAAACCGTTTACATGCGGCGCGCGTGCGCGTCGCTCGTCATCGCCGCGCTGCTGTCCGGTTGCGCGGCCACGCCGGAGGCCATCCAGCGCAAGACCGGCTGGATGCGCAGCGAAGTGGCCGATTCCTATATCTACGCGTATCCGCTCGTGCTGATGTCGGTCGCGAAGCAGGCCGCCACCGGCGGCGACGGCGCGCAGCCCGGCCAGGCGCCCGTCAACACGCTGCGCCACGCGCAGGCGCTGCCGCCGGCCGGCGCGTCGAATCCGCCGCTGCCGGGCGTCGATACGCTCGATTCGACCGGCTGGCTCGAGGTCGGCGCGGAGCCCGTGCTCCTGTCGCTGCCGGACACCCGGGGCCGCTACGTGGACGCCCGCGCGCTCGACATGTGGACCAACGTGCTCTGGTCGAGCGGCGCGAGCGCGAACCCGCGTTCCGGCATCAGCAGATCGCAAACGATTGCGTTCGTCGGCGCGGGGTGGACGGGCGCTTTGCCGGCCGGCGTGACGCGGGTCGAGGTGCCTGCGCGCGACGTGTGGCTGGAGATCCGCATCCAGACGAGCGGCGGCCGCGACCTGACCGCGGTCAAGAAGCTCCAGCGGGCGATCCGCGTGGTGCCGCTGTCGGTGTACACCGGCGCGGCGCGCGGCGCATCGATGGCGGTCCACACGGGCAGCGCGCCCGCCGAGGCGGCGAGCGGCGGCACGCCCGCCGCGCAGGTGGCCGCGCTCGATGCCAAGACTTTCTTCGAGCGTTTCGCGCAGGCCGTGCAGGACAACCCGGCCGCGTCCGACGACACGCACGCGCAGGAGATCCTCGCCGACATCGGCGTGACGGCGGGCGCGCCGGTGCCGTGGTCGGGCGACCGCCTCGCCGCGGCGGACGGCGGCGTGGCCGAGGCGCGCGACCGGCTGGCCGCGCCGCCGTCGAACCTGCTGGCCGCGAACGGCTGGAACTGGATCGGCGACAGCGCGGGCAGCTACGGCCAGGACTACGCGCTGCGCGCGTACGCCGCGTCGACCCGCTTCGGCGCGGCGACGCGCGACGACGAGACGCTCGCGCTGGTCCGCACCGACCGCGACGGCCAGCCGCTCAACGGCGCGAACCGCTACGTGGTGCGTTTCCCGGCGAATGCGCTGCCGCCCGCGCGCGCTTTCTGGAGCCTGACGACGTACACGCCGGACGGCGCGCTGCCCGAGCTGCGCGGCCCGCGGCGCTCGCTCGGCGACCGCGACCGGCTGCGCCGCAACCGCGACGGCTCGATCGAGATCGTCGTGTCGGCGACCTCGCCGGGCGGGGCCGCCGCGTCGAACTGGCTGCCCGCGCCGCGCGCCGATTTCGCGCTCGCGCTGCGGCTCTACGCGCCGAGGAAACAGGCGGCGGACGGCACCTGGCAGCCGCCCGCCGTCGTGCGCAAGTGA
- a CDS encoding DUF748 domain-containing protein, producing MASLDKATIHSTLQTLRGVARARRTKRIGLGILIFLALFGLLGFFAAPPLIRHLAEQQLSRQLDRPATIGRIALNPYTLNLEADDVHVGERGGQGNFVDIGKLVVRPSWMSLLRGAPIVNEVRLDAPRFRIVRYDAQRFNFTDLIDKFSTPSKPDSKPTRFSVSNIQVHDGRIEFDDRLLNARHVIDQWSLGIPFLATLPSKTDIFVQPTLRARLDGSPIAIDGRTKPFAQTRESEVSVKFDGLDVPRLLSYAPAKLPVVVRSGRLSSDLTVNFAMAGETPAVRVSGTVDLNDAQVTDPADKPLFAAHAIHIAAAQLEPLHQKLHFDEIRIDQPVIDLARDRQGVLNVEKLAGPPAAPAAAASGASAAAAEAGKAEPLDLTIKRFAVNGGTINLDDSVPTPATTVSLTQLAATLENFSLQGSAPAHYTLSTEVAHGGALKAAGNVSVAAKQADTQLTVDALALPAVQPYLGEVTAARVLDGALSTAINAKVDWGKTPLDAQVSDSTLDLKSLKIALPNAKTPALALPQASVKITKVDAAARTAEIASVDASGLALDVQRLKNGDIDLAALAGPHERAPARTVAGKAQQAAPSWHYRIDALNLNDAKANFTDNSTPRPVRIALAPLQLKVQQISDDLSKPLPIALKTTLNRKGSLSVSGDVTASPLKLGLKLNGDRLDAAAFEPYFGSMLNATIASALLNANGNLAFTQAKDAMKASYRGDMALVDVRLLDKATSDRFAGWRSLALSNLKANYDSARGTDVDAARVTFANFYGRVLLDAQGRLNLKDVVAKESGPAQSLTRDASGKEPVPLTPQPASEAQAAHAAAPASAASAPAPTVVKAPEAPQHPVHLRFGQLVLQNGRVSYTDNFIKPNYTADLVSIQGTVGAFGTESTTAAPVDVNAKLAANGPITIKGSVNPLIAKPALDLTASAHDIELTNLTPYSAKYAGYPITKGKLNVDLHYKLDNDQLGANNHIFIDQLTFGDHVDNDTATKLPVRLAIALLKNSRGEIDVNIPVSGSLSNPEFSIGGLIWHAVLNLLQKAVTSPFTLLANAFGGGGEELGYVEFAPGSAELSDASQKKLDTIVKMLADKQSIRLDLIGRVDPDKDLPGLRDAYVDRLVRQQKLKDVVGQGESIDPMTIKVTPEEYHTYLTKAYKDADFKKPRNLIGLQKTLPDADMKQAIAAHAPVDDAALRSLAQRRAQSVQQYLDGKVDSSRVFVVAPKLDAKGIEDKGATTRVDFGLK from the coding sequence ATGGCAAGCCTCGACAAAGCAACCATTCATTCGACCTTGCAGACACTCCGCGGCGTCGCCCGCGCGCGGCGCACGAAGCGCATCGGCCTCGGCATACTGATCTTCCTCGCGCTGTTCGGACTGCTCGGCTTCTTCGCCGCGCCGCCGCTGATCCGTCATCTCGCCGAGCAGCAACTGAGCCGGCAGCTCGACCGGCCCGCGACGATCGGGCGCATCGCGCTCAATCCCTACACGCTCAATCTCGAAGCGGACGACGTCCATGTCGGCGAACGCGGCGGGCAGGGGAATTTCGTCGACATCGGCAAGCTCGTGGTGCGGCCGTCGTGGATGTCGCTCCTGCGCGGCGCGCCGATCGTCAACGAAGTGCGGCTCGACGCACCGCGCTTCCGGATCGTCCGCTACGACGCGCAGCGCTTCAATTTCACCGACCTGATCGACAAGTTCTCGACGCCGTCGAAGCCCGACAGCAAGCCGACGCGCTTCTCCGTGTCGAACATCCAGGTGCATGACGGCCGCATCGAGTTCGACGACCGCCTGCTGAACGCGCGCCACGTGATCGATCAGTGGTCGCTCGGCATCCCGTTCCTCGCGACGCTGCCGTCGAAGACCGACATCTTCGTGCAGCCGACCTTGCGCGCGCGGCTCGACGGCAGCCCGATCGCGATCGACGGCCGGACCAAGCCGTTCGCGCAGACGCGCGAGTCGGAGGTGAGCGTGAAGTTCGACGGGCTCGACGTGCCGCGCCTGTTGTCCTATGCGCCGGCCAAGCTGCCGGTGGTGGTGCGCTCGGGCAGGCTGTCGAGCGACCTGACCGTGAACTTCGCGATGGCGGGCGAGACGCCGGCGGTGCGCGTGTCGGGCACTGTCGACCTGAACGATGCGCAGGTGACCGACCCGGCCGACAAGCCGTTGTTCGCGGCGCACGCGATCCACATCGCGGCCGCGCAGCTGGAGCCGCTGCACCAGAAGCTGCATTTCGACGAGATCCGCATCGATCAGCCGGTGATCGATCTCGCGCGCGACCGGCAAGGTGTGCTGAACGTCGAGAAGCTGGCGGGCCCACCCGCCGCGCCTGCGGCGGCCGCCTCGGGCGCGTCGGCCGCCGCCGCCGAAGCGGGCAAGGCGGAGCCGCTCGACCTGACGATCAAGCGCTTCGCCGTCAACGGCGGCACGATCAACCTCGACGACAGCGTGCCGACCCCGGCCACCACCGTCTCGCTCACGCAGCTCGCGGCGACGCTCGAGAATTTCTCGCTGCAAGGCAGCGCCCCCGCGCATTACACGCTGTCGACCGAGGTTGCGCACGGCGGCGCGTTGAAGGCGGCGGGCAACGTCAGCGTCGCGGCGAAGCAGGCCGATACGCAGCTGACGGTCGATGCGCTGGCGCTGCCGGCCGTGCAGCCGTACCTCGGCGAGGTGACGGCGGCGCGCGTGCTCGACGGCGCGCTCAGCACCGCGATCAACGCGAAGGTCGATTGGGGCAAGACGCCGCTCGACGCGCAGGTCAGCGACAGCACGCTCGATCTCAAGTCGCTGAAGATCGCGCTGCCGAACGCGAAGACGCCGGCGCTCGCGCTGCCGCAGGCGAGCGTGAAGATCACGAAGGTCGATGCGGCGGCGCGCACGGCCGAGATCGCGAGCGTCGATGCGAGCGGGCTTGCGCTCGACGTGCAGCGCCTGAAAAACGGCGACATCGACCTGGCCGCACTGGCCGGCCCGCACGAGCGGGCGCCCGCGCGCACGGTCGCGGGCAAGGCGCAGCAGGCCGCGCCGTCGTGGCACTACCGGATCGACGCGCTGAACCTGAACGACGCGAAGGCGAACTTCACCGACAATTCCACGCCGCGCCCGGTGCGCATCGCGCTCGCGCCGCTGCAATTGAAGGTGCAGCAGATCAGCGACGATCTGTCGAAGCCGCTGCCTATCGCGTTGAAGACGACGCTGAACCGCAAGGGATCGCTGAGCGTGTCGGGCGACGTGACGGCATCGCCGCTCAAGCTCGGCCTCAAGCTGAACGGCGATCGCCTCGACGCGGCGGCGTTCGAGCCGTACTTCGGCAGCATGCTGAACGCGACGATCGCCAGCGCGCTGCTCAATGCGAACGGGAATCTGGCATTCACGCAGGCCAAGGATGCGATGAAGGCCTCGTATCGCGGCGACATGGCGCTCGTCGACGTGCGGCTGCTCGACAAGGCCACCTCGGACCGCTTCGCGGGCTGGCGTTCGCTCGCGCTGTCGAACCTGAAGGCGAATTACGACAGCGCGCGCGGGACCGACGTGGATGCGGCGCGCGTGACGTTCGCCAACTTCTACGGGCGCGTGCTGCTCGATGCGCAGGGGCGTTTGAACCTGAAGGACGTGGTGGCGAAGGAGAGCGGCCCCGCGCAGTCGCTCACGCGCGACGCGAGCGGCAAGGAGCCGGTGCCGCTGACGCCGCAGCCGGCCTCGGAGGCGCAGGCCGCGCATGCGGCGGCGCCCGCGTCGGCCGCATCGGCGCCCGCGCCGACCGTGGTGAAGGCGCCCGAGGCGCCGCAGCATCCGGTGCATCTGCGGTTCGGCCAGCTGGTGCTGCAGAACGGCCGCGTGAGCTATACCGACAACTTCATCAAGCCGAACTACACAGCCGACCTCGTATCGATCCAGGGGACGGTGGGCGCGTTCGGCACCGAGTCGACCACGGCCGCGCCGGTGGACGTCAACGCGAAGCTCGCGGCGAACGGCCCGATCACGATCAAGGGCTCGGTCAATCCGCTGATCGCGAAACCGGCGCTCGACCTCACGGCGTCCGCGCACGACATCGAGCTGACCAACCTGACGCCGTACTCGGCGAAGTACGCGGGCTATCCGATCACGAAGGGCAAGCTGAACGTCGACCTGCATTACAAGCTCGACAACGATCAGCTGGGCGCGAACAACCACATCTTCATCGACCAGCTGACGTTCGGCGACCACGTCGACAACGACACCGCGACCAAGCTGCCGGTGCGGCTCGCGATCGCGTTGCTGAAGAATTCGCGCGGCGAGATCGACGTGAACATTCCGGTGTCGGGCTCGCTGTCGAATCCGGAGTTCAGTATCGGCGGGTTGATCTGGCATGCGGTGCTGAACCTGCTGCAGAAGGCGGTGACGTCGCCGTTCACGCTGCTCGCGAATGCGTTCGGCGGCGGCGGCGAGGAACTGGGCTACGTCGAATTCGCGCCGGGCTCGGCGGAGTTGAGCGACGCGTCGCAGAAGAAGCTCGACACGATCGTGAAGATGCTCGCCGACAAGCAGTCGATCCGGCTCGACCTGATCGGCCGCGTGGATCCGGACAAGGATCTGCCGGGGCTGCGCGACGCGTATGTCGACCGGCTCGTGCGGCAGCAGAAGCTCAAGGACGTGGTGGGCCAGGGCGAGAGCATCGATCCGATGACGATCAAGGTGACGCCCGAGGAGTACCACACGTACCTGACGAAGGCGTACAAGGATGCCGACTTCAAGAAGCCGCGCAACCTGATCGGCTTGCAGAAGACGCTGCCGGATGCGGACATGAAGCAGGCGATCGCCGCGCATGCGCCGGTGGACGATGCGGCGCTGCGCTCGCTCGCGCAGCGCCGCGCGCAGTCGGTCCAGCAGTACCTCGACGGCAAGGTCGATTCGAGCCGCGTGTTCGTGGTCGCGCCGAAGCTCGATGCGAAGGGCATCGAGGACAAGGGGGCGACGACGCGCGTCGACTTCGGGCTCAAGTGA
- a CDS encoding T6SS effector phospholipase Tle3 domain-containing protein yields the protein MTEKNDDYRVAAQGAGVTMSNRPDARNVPLPGDLPGIVIFIHGVNDPGAACSVVEQGLCQGVNDRLSRTDLKAGRYGVGYLSAARKPKADVDIADAEVLSDPDTYLYRRTEIANLTKSFFIPFYWGMRADNSDIAKIDNPGEVKSRTADENGNLMTRGQYQDIHGNRLDAHFAKAGGFFANATNNIPQMYDEGFKADRKTRFVTRHALGGNTVYAADSPSRRYFVLAATRLANLITTIRTIQPKTVAEAHGLNPANETITIMGHSQGTIIALLAQAILKQQGQRCVDCLIMVDSPYSLYQTEACNQTGHAKLKTLIDIVNAVTQEPHTIPDLAELMINHEKHGGRTGAGWTKTQGKRLDESGKRWVTFDERDNRGKVYLYFCPEDAVVGLKKIRGIGTFGVPDAVPADGDALKTNPGKTMPAMPVLGQQKSGQRFFQRMWTRMERDQDGSGKFEKVKVGLPPARLSVRERFERLAPGPETDGSISGTALEMSKSAFLHASFERDDIRFINGEELKPPCVPDLYGGEVVRGGPRPGKADVAGLTGLDDVTKNIVLGNQYAKLKWKMVERFVMGAPGDLERVKAEFNANKAVDDQSENWRIRPVPFMAMGNPGSKMAYCVEREETPNEARARMRTDRGAYEVNNYHSGILRSAGNHRWVTAMDVAIGQAVTLDDPVWRELLILMADWRMDDSALFKIKNNLNYKRLNQGAQDFIQACADYYSVGIFPEKYVSSTFPPLVTSELTSTAAFASRRVQVEYEKREAQEVRMVDGSKKLRQVLQGYRQ from the coding sequence ATGACGGAAAAGAATGACGACTATCGCGTCGCGGCTCAGGGGGCCGGCGTCACGATGTCTAATCGACCGGATGCGCGCAATGTCCCTCTGCCTGGGGATCTGCCGGGCATCGTCATCTTCATACACGGCGTGAACGATCCGGGGGCGGCTTGTTCGGTTGTGGAGCAGGGCTTGTGTCAGGGGGTGAACGATCGTCTGTCGCGGACCGATTTGAAGGCGGGGCGCTATGGTGTTGGGTATCTATCGGCTGCCAGGAAGCCCAAAGCCGATGTCGATATCGCCGATGCCGAAGTCCTGAGTGATCCCGATACCTATCTGTATCGTCGGACGGAAATCGCCAATCTCACGAAGAGCTTTTTCATTCCCTTCTACTGGGGCATGCGCGCCGATAACAGCGACATCGCCAAGATCGACAATCCGGGCGAGGTCAAGAGCAGGACGGCAGACGAGAACGGGAACCTCATGACGCGCGGGCAGTATCAGGATATCCACGGCAATCGGCTCGATGCGCACTTCGCGAAGGCTGGGGGTTTCTTCGCAAATGCGACCAACAACATCCCGCAGATGTATGACGAAGGATTCAAGGCGGATCGAAAGACGCGGTTCGTGACGCGGCATGCACTGGGCGGCAACACCGTTTATGCAGCGGACTCTCCCAGTCGCCGCTATTTCGTTCTGGCCGCCACGCGCCTCGCGAATCTGATCACGACGATCCGGACGATTCAACCCAAGACGGTTGCCGAAGCTCACGGGTTGAACCCCGCCAATGAAACGATCACGATCATGGGGCATAGCCAAGGCACGATCATCGCGCTGCTGGCGCAAGCCATCCTCAAGCAACAGGGGCAGCGTTGCGTGGACTGTCTCATCATGGTCGACTCGCCGTACTCCCTGTATCAGACGGAAGCGTGCAACCAGACCGGGCATGCCAAGCTCAAGACCCTTATCGATATCGTCAATGCCGTGACGCAGGAGCCGCATACGATTCCGGACCTAGCCGAGCTGATGATCAACCACGAGAAGCATGGCGGTCGCACTGGGGCTGGTTGGACGAAGACCCAAGGCAAACGTCTGGATGAAAGTGGAAAACGTTGGGTGACGTTCGACGAACGTGACAATCGCGGGAAGGTTTACTTGTATTTCTGTCCGGAAGACGCCGTGGTGGGGTTGAAGAAGATACGCGGCATCGGTACGTTCGGCGTGCCCGATGCCGTGCCTGCCGACGGCGATGCGCTGAAGACCAATCCGGGGAAGACCATGCCGGCGATGCCGGTGTTGGGGCAGCAGAAGTCCGGGCAACGCTTTTTCCAGCGCATGTGGACACGAATGGAAAGGGATCAGGACGGCAGCGGAAAATTCGAGAAGGTAAAAGTAGGGCTGCCGCCTGCTCGCCTATCGGTTCGCGAGCGATTTGAACGATTGGCGCCCGGCCCCGAGACAGATGGTTCGATATCGGGCACCGCGCTCGAGATGAGTAAGAGCGCATTTCTCCATGCATCTTTCGAACGCGACGACATTCGCTTCATCAACGGAGAGGAACTCAAGCCGCCCTGTGTGCCCGACCTGTACGGGGGAGAGGTCGTGCGCGGCGGCCCGCGGCCGGGGAAGGCCGATGTGGCCGGCTTGACGGGGCTTGATGATGTGACGAAGAACATTGTCCTGGGCAATCAGTACGCGAAGCTCAAATGGAAGATGGTCGAGCGTTTCGTGATGGGTGCGCCCGGAGACTTGGAACGGGTCAAGGCGGAATTCAATGCCAACAAAGCGGTGGACGACCAATCCGAGAATTGGCGGATCAGGCCGGTTCCCTTCATGGCGATGGGAAATCCAGGTTCGAAGATGGCCTATTGCGTCGAGCGGGAAGAGACGCCCAACGAAGCGCGCGCGCGAATGAGGACGGATCGCGGGGCCTACGAGGTGAATAACTACCACTCGGGCATCTTGCGCAGCGCCGGAAATCATCGGTGGGTGACGGCGATGGATGTGGCTATTGGTCAAGCCGTGACGCTTGATGACCCGGTTTGGCGGGAGTTGTTGATCTTGATGGCTGATTGGAGGATGGATGATTCAGCATTATTCAAAATAAAAAATAATTTGAACTACAAAAGATTAAATCAGGGAGCGCAAGATTTTATTCAGGCATGTGCCGATTACTATTCGGTCGGTATCTTTCCAGAAAAATATGTATCGAGCACATTTCCTCCCCTTGTGACTAGTGAGTTGACCTCAACTGCCGCGTTCGCTTCGAGACGAGTACAAGTTGAGTACGAGAAACGAGAGGCACAAGAAGTTCGAATGGTGGATGGGAGCAAGAAGCTCAGGCAAGTGCTCCAAGGATACCGGCAATGA
- a CDS encoding type VI lipase adapter Tla3 domain-containing protein, giving the protein MIAKPRPWPYIAIFVLTTLIWIVLVMARSHRYWEEAGQEMFHMGSYIRNGVLVVLAVIIFAYGLRAALIHRLSASAGHLAESNSGDITERKMHGFNGSPAMLSQTGSKYVLEVRGASIVTGWETNHEIWREIEAKKDNHQTYMSQNPEDYPDNDGHRLDNHRIVSGTGFKFAARRAVEYWPVPVIIWGPPKDKRNDYRAAKQIAGLRQKASLGVTLLLWGADANTDDGVEMIEKLFAFFDAHPDVPEVLVFSSDGSMLRSLLRPPGSGGAPQAGHIIPERPDCSGGMLFARSDRVDKLVRPFVIDQTAQINKNSTGYDITKLWNFFWATNDDRGPDSFNAHYLAQEKAAGVDDPSALGSMSLNWWHAQLPELWKTIDNKGPGDFTPTPYLPVRWTTWQLKKFDSAPLLGYLHRPVDVKLTDDHGRPLKTSAQATALQAGWEQARAALPDGQEPKRVFYDTTGDRLSMIPLNRALAQIGGPAPNLNDVEEGYDIGARIGNTGVTSPLIQIGLGLIASYQNGGASATVNRRPNGTTSIIMVSPPDAEIKAAWDQKTSGANPFK; this is encoded by the coding sequence ATGATTGCAAAACCTCGCCCTTGGCCTTACATCGCGATCTTCGTTTTGACCACACTTATATGGATTGTCTTGGTCATGGCGAGATCGCACAGATATTGGGAAGAAGCTGGCCAGGAGATGTTCCATATGGGAAGCTATATTCGGAATGGCGTGCTCGTAGTGCTTGCGGTCATCATCTTTGCATATGGACTTCGCGCCGCGTTGATACATCGATTGTCCGCGTCTGCCGGTCATTTGGCTGAATCGAACTCGGGAGACATAACCGAAAGAAAGATGCACGGATTCAACGGTTCGCCTGCGATGCTGTCTCAAACAGGAAGCAAATACGTTTTAGAAGTGCGAGGTGCGAGCATTGTTACCGGGTGGGAGACTAACCACGAAATCTGGAGGGAGATCGAAGCAAAGAAAGATAACCACCAGACCTACATGTCACAAAACCCGGAGGACTATCCGGACAACGACGGACACAGGCTCGACAACCACCGCATTGTCTCCGGCACGGGCTTCAAGTTTGCCGCCCGTCGCGCTGTCGAATATTGGCCTGTGCCCGTCATCATTTGGGGGCCGCCGAAGGATAAAAGAAACGACTATCGTGCTGCCAAGCAGATCGCAGGTTTGCGCCAGAAAGCAAGCCTGGGTGTGACGCTGTTGCTTTGGGGCGCTGACGCGAATACCGACGATGGCGTGGAAATGATCGAGAAATTGTTCGCCTTCTTCGATGCGCATCCCGACGTGCCGGAGGTTTTGGTGTTCAGTTCGGACGGGTCGATGCTACGTTCCCTTCTCAGACCTCCGGGAAGCGGTGGCGCGCCGCAAGCAGGCCATATCATTCCGGAGCGTCCGGATTGCAGCGGTGGAATGTTGTTTGCACGATCGGATCGAGTCGATAAACTCGTTCGCCCTTTCGTCATCGATCAAACTGCACAGATCAACAAGAACAGCACGGGTTACGACATCACCAAGTTATGGAATTTCTTCTGGGCCACGAACGACGATCGGGGGCCGGACAGCTTCAATGCTCATTATCTTGCACAAGAAAAAGCAGCGGGCGTCGATGATCCGTCCGCGCTCGGTTCCATGTCGTTGAACTGGTGGCATGCCCAACTGCCCGAACTCTGGAAGACCATCGACAACAAAGGGCCCGGCGATTTCACACCGACGCCATACCTCCCGGTGCGGTGGACCACCTGGCAACTCAAAAAATTCGACAGCGCACCGCTGCTCGGTTATCTCCATCGCCCGGTCGACGTGAAGTTGACGGACGACCATGGACGCCCCCTCAAGACCTCAGCCCAAGCAACAGCATTGCAAGCCGGCTGGGAACAGGCGCGCGCGGCCCTGCCGGACGGCCAGGAGCCGAAGCGCGTGTTCTACGACACGACGGGCGATCGTCTCTCGATGATTCCATTGAACCGGGCTCTGGCGCAGATCGGCGGCCCGGCGCCGAACCTGAACGATGTCGAGGAGGGCTATGACATCGGCGCGCGCATCGGCAACACCGGCGTGACGTCCCCGCTTATACAAATCGGCCTGGGGCTGATCGCCAGTTACCAGAACGGAGGCGCCAGCGCGACCGTGAACCGTCGCCCGAACGGGACGACGAGCATCATCATGGTCAGCCCGCCGGATGCGGAGATCAAGGCCGCATGGGACCAGAAGACGAGCGGTGCAAACCCATTCAAATAG
- a CDS encoding PAAR domain-containing protein, which translates to MRGIIRVGDSTNRGCRVRTGSDSSNVMGRAVARMGDRCACQAGLGECEILEGDEMVRINGRAVAFDGHKTSCGAVLISSIPTSGRT; encoded by the coding sequence ATGCGCGGCATCATTCGAGTCGGCGACTCGACCAATCGTGGCTGCCGGGTCAGGACCGGCAGCGACAGTTCGAACGTAATGGGACGGGCGGTCGCCCGGATGGGCGACCGTTGTGCCTGCCAGGCAGGGCTTGGCGAATGCGAGATTCTCGAAGGCGACGAAATGGTTCGCATCAATGGCCGCGCTGTCGCATTCGACGGTCACAAGACATCATGCGGGGCCGTCCTGATTTCTTCCATACCAACATCCGGTCGGACCTAG
- a CDS encoding flavodoxin family protein: MTNTRVAIVFHSQYGHTARQASAVKDGVERVAGARGVLLPCADAPARWDELARADAIIFGAPTYMGGVSAEFKVFEEATSNAVMAKGFLWQDKIAAGFTNSGAHAGDKLATLMQLALFAAQHGMHWINLGLPPANNSTRGSAEDLNRLGFWLGAAAQSNTDQGPEAAPPEADLATARHLGARVAEAARQFARGRAAWWDGEAEDRSEGRVGATVGIDLA; this comes from the coding sequence ATGACGAATACACGCGTGGCGATTGTCTTTCACAGCCAATATGGTCATACGGCGCGGCAGGCAAGCGCGGTCAAGGACGGCGTCGAACGGGTGGCGGGCGCCAGGGGCGTGCTGCTGCCCTGCGCGGATGCGCCGGCGCGCTGGGACGAACTCGCCCGGGCCGACGCCATCATCTTCGGCGCGCCGACTTATATGGGCGGGGTGTCGGCCGAATTCAAAGTCTTCGAGGAGGCCACCTCCAACGCCGTCATGGCCAAGGGCTTCCTGTGGCAGGACAAGATTGCGGCCGGCTTCACGAATTCCGGCGCGCACGCCGGAGACAAGCTCGCCACGCTCATGCAGCTCGCCTTGTTCGCCGCGCAGCATGGCATGCACTGGATCAATCTCGGCTTGCCGCCTGCGAACAATTCGACCCGGGGTTCGGCGGAGGATCTCAATCGCCTGGGTTTCTGGCTGGGGGCCGCGGCGCAGTCGAATACGGACCAGGGCCCCGAGGCTGCACCGCCCGAAGCGGATCTGGCTACCGCGCGGCATCTTGGCGCGCGTGTAGCGGAAGCGGCGCGGCAATTCGCGCGCGGCCGCGCGGCGTGGTGGGATGGGGAGGCCGAGGATCGCTCGGAGGGACGGGTCGGCGCGACGGTGGGAATCGATCTGGCGTGA